A genomic window from Micromonospora ferruginea includes:
- a CDS encoding ferritin-like domain-containing protein, with protein sequence MSGLSVTTPVPARLTWRYESEMPRVLALYERAKSAQWNATTDVDWSIPVPFGEPLPDDSAFAMASFEASPLAARGRPMWDTFRWELQSWMVSQFLHGEQGALVVAARLVEVVPDLDSKYYAASQAADEARHVEAFSRYLREKVPEPYPINPALAELLEDLLSDARWDITALGMQIIVEALAMAAFRLANSTFHDRLICDITRLVARDEARHVSFGVLSLEGIYAEMTSAERADREEMVLESASLMRRRFLLEDVWDRIEVDRDEGVDFAAHNELMIKYRQAIFARVVTALANIGLLTPRVRSGLERLDLIGFADRSIRLPRA encoded by the coding sequence ATGTCTGGTCTGTCGGTCACCACGCCCGTGCCGGCTCGGCTGACGTGGCGGTACGAGTCCGAGATGCCTCGGGTGCTCGCCCTCTACGAGCGGGCCAAGAGCGCGCAGTGGAACGCCACCACGGACGTGGACTGGTCCATCCCGGTGCCGTTCGGTGAGCCGCTGCCCGACGACTCGGCGTTCGCGATGGCCTCGTTCGAGGCGTCCCCGCTGGCCGCGCGCGGCCGCCCGATGTGGGACACGTTCCGCTGGGAGCTGCAGTCCTGGATGGTCAGCCAGTTCCTGCACGGCGAGCAGGGCGCGCTGGTGGTGGCCGCCCGCCTGGTCGAGGTGGTGCCCGACCTGGACAGCAAGTACTACGCGGCCAGCCAGGCCGCCGACGAGGCACGCCACGTCGAGGCGTTCTCCCGCTACCTGCGGGAGAAGGTGCCCGAGCCGTACCCGATCAACCCGGCGCTGGCCGAACTGCTGGAGGACCTGCTCTCCGACGCCCGGTGGGACATCACCGCGCTGGGCATGCAGATCATCGTCGAGGCGCTGGCGATGGCCGCGTTCCGGCTCGCCAACAGCACCTTCCACGACCGGCTCATCTGCGACATCACCCGGCTGGTGGCCCGCGATGAGGCCCGGCACGTCTCCTTCGGCGTGCTGTCGCTGGAGGGCATCTACGCCGAGATGACCAGCGCGGAGCGGGCCGACCGGGAGGAGATGGTGCTGGAGTCGGCGAGCCTGATGCGCCGCCGGTTCCTGCTCGAGGACGTGTGGGACCGCATCGAGGTCGACCGCGACGAGGGCGTCGACTTCGCCGCGCACAACGAGCTGATGATCAAGTATCGGCAGGCCATCTTCGCCCGGGTGGTCACCGCCCTGGCCAACATCGGGCTGCTGACCCCCCGGGTCCGCTCGGGGCTGGAACGCCTCGACCTCATCGGCTTCGCCGACCGCTCGATCCGCCTACCTCGCGCCTGA
- a CDS encoding condensation domain-containing protein, producing the protein MAPRPVPASVGQRLLGIIDHYRADHGALNCPLLCRVTGTVDLDALAAALTALTARHEALRTTFTGRGPRLAQLVQDPRPVPLSVLDLRDAPDPRAAADAAVATELSTRVDVGAWPTRATAWRVADDEVVLCFTMHHLVTDAWSCGLLFEELRALYDAHPGRPAALPPIRWQYGQFVAWQEARLAGDELNRQREFWRAQLTGLRLPRLPYRDPPPDATPGVRGRDLDATVAGGLRELARQHRTTLFSVTLAIYYAVLHRVTGQGDLAVASLFANRSHPDSRRTVGFCANMVVLRTKLPPFATFPALLAATHATATAAFANQEQPYQAVATGSANLGGRVDDVVFQMMAELDHRVPAADAEFELLLPEAIGSRFGTELAIAPRGSGLRAVLFHTPRLAPADAERLLDGYVTVARAVVADPATPLSSLLRR; encoded by the coding sequence GTGGCGCCCCGACCCGTACCGGCCTCCGTCGGCCAGCGACTGCTCGGCATCATCGACCACTACCGCGCCGACCACGGGGCGCTGAACTGCCCGCTGCTGTGCCGGGTCACCGGCACGGTCGACCTCGACGCGCTGGCCGCGGCGCTGACCGCGCTGACCGCCCGGCACGAGGCGCTGCGCACCACGTTCACCGGCCGCGGCCCCCGCCTGGCCCAACTCGTGCAGGACCCGCGACCGGTGCCGCTGTCGGTGCTGGACCTGCGCGACGCCCCCGACCCGCGCGCCGCGGCGGACGCGGCCGTCGCCACCGAGCTGTCCACCCGGGTCGACGTCGGCGCCTGGCCCACCCGGGCCACCGCCTGGCGGGTGGCCGACGACGAGGTGGTCCTCTGCTTCACCATGCACCACCTGGTCACCGACGCCTGGTCGTGCGGGCTGCTCTTCGAGGAGTTGCGCGCGCTCTACGACGCGCACCCGGGCCGCCCCGCCGCACTGCCCCCGATCCGCTGGCAGTACGGCCAGTTCGTCGCCTGGCAGGAGGCCCGGCTGGCCGGCGACGAGCTGAACCGGCAGCGGGAGTTCTGGCGCGCCCAGCTCACCGGGCTGCGACTGCCCCGGCTGCCCTACCGCGACCCGCCGCCGGACGCCACGCCGGGCGTACGCGGCCGGGACCTCGACGCCACCGTGGCCGGCGGGCTGCGGGAGCTGGCCCGGCAGCACCGCACCACGCTGTTCAGCGTCACCCTGGCGATCTACTACGCGGTGCTGCACCGCGTCACCGGCCAGGGCGACCTCGCCGTGGCCTCGCTGTTCGCCAACCGCAGCCACCCGGACAGCCGGCGCACCGTGGGCTTCTGCGCCAACATGGTGGTGCTGCGCACCAAGCTGCCGCCGTTCGCCACGTTCCCGGCGCTGCTGGCCGCCACCCACGCGACCGCCACCGCCGCCTTCGCCAACCAGGAGCAGCCCTACCAGGCGGTCGCCACCGGCAGCGCCAACCTGGGCGGCCGGGTCGACGACGTGGTGTTCCAGATGATGGCCGAACTCGACCACCGGGTCCCGGCCGCCGACGCCGAGTTCGAGCTGCTGCTGCCCGAGGCGATCGGCAGCCGCTTCGGCACCGAGCTGGCGATCGCGCCGCGCGGGTCGGGGCTGCGGGCGGTGCTGTTCCACACCCCCCGGCTGGCGCCCGCCGACGCCGAACGGCTGCTCGACGGCTACGTCACCGTCGCGCGCGCGGTGGTGGCCGACCCGGCCACTCCCCTGTCGAGCCTGCTGCGCCGCTGA
- a CDS encoding GMC family oxidoreductase — protein sequence MLRYDYVIVGAGAAGAVLAARLSEDAGRSVLLLEAGPDLAGDAGPEVLRTGSVEAEDGFDWDLRATVVAGREAPLRRGRVVGGSTRINDRGAMRAPAADFAAWGRGLPEWDWPAVLPAFRRLESDAQFGDRDHHGADGPVPITRWSRGQLTPAMDGFLEAVLALGHDYQEDMNAPDAVGIGMYPQNRRDRLRMSTAQTHLDPARSRPNLTVRGDAEVERVLLTDGRAVGVRVGGETIGAGEVVLCAGSPYSPALLLRSGIGPADELRAAGVTPLVDLPGVGADVIDQPGAIILVVPEREAVGTDWPRTQLIGRLAGIPGHAADQAFYLSLFTGMSTTRGAGAGLDRLVGTDLINTVMIGDMAMASRGRVGLRSADPAAPPAVDLDFYSADGDLARMRDAYRHAWEIANQAAFTKTVARFALVDDAVVGDDEQLDQVLRNTTYSRLNLVGGARMGTSDDPGAVVDGHCRVHGVPGLRVVDASVVPVPLRAPAALTSIMIGERGAELIRG from the coding sequence ATGCTTCGCTACGACTACGTCATCGTCGGCGCGGGTGCGGCCGGCGCGGTGCTGGCCGCGCGGTTGAGCGAGGATGCCGGGCGTTCGGTGCTGCTGCTGGAGGCCGGTCCCGACCTGGCCGGTGACGCCGGGCCGGAGGTGTTGCGCACCGGCTCGGTGGAGGCGGAGGACGGCTTCGACTGGGACCTGCGCGCCACCGTGGTCGCCGGGCGCGAGGCGCCGCTGCGGCGCGGCCGGGTGGTGGGCGGCTCGACCCGGATCAACGACCGGGGCGCGATGCGCGCGCCGGCTGCCGACTTCGCCGCCTGGGGTCGTGGCCTGCCGGAGTGGGACTGGCCGGCGGTGCTGCCCGCGTTCCGCCGGCTGGAGAGCGACGCGCAGTTCGGCGATCGCGACCACCACGGCGCCGACGGTCCGGTGCCGATCACCCGCTGGTCGCGCGGGCAGTTGACCCCGGCGATGGACGGTTTCCTGGAGGCGGTGCTCGCGCTCGGGCACGACTACCAGGAGGACATGAACGCCCCGGACGCGGTCGGCATCGGGATGTATCCACAGAACCGGCGCGACCGGCTGCGCATGTCCACCGCGCAGACCCACCTCGACCCGGCCCGGTCCCGGCCCAACCTGACGGTGCGGGGCGACGCGGAGGTCGAGCGGGTGCTGCTGACCGACGGCCGGGCGGTGGGGGTGCGCGTCGGCGGCGAGACGATCGGCGCGGGTGAGGTGGTCCTCTGCGCGGGCAGCCCCTACAGTCCGGCGCTGCTGCTGCGCTCGGGCATCGGCCCGGCCGACGAGCTGCGGGCCGCCGGTGTCACCCCGCTGGTCGACCTGCCCGGCGTGGGCGCCGACGTGATCGACCAGCCGGGTGCGATCATCCTGGTGGTGCCCGAGCGGGAGGCGGTCGGCACCGACTGGCCGCGCACCCAGCTCATCGGGCGGCTCGCGGGCATCCCGGGGCACGCCGCCGACCAGGCGTTCTATCTGAGCCTGTTCACCGGGATGAGCACCACCCGCGGCGCGGGCGCGGGCCTGGACCGGCTGGTCGGCACCGACCTGATCAACACGGTGATGATCGGCGACATGGCGATGGCCTCCCGGGGCCGGGTCGGCCTGCGCTCGGCCGACCCCGCCGCGCCGCCCGCGGTCGACCTCGACTTCTACTCCGCCGACGGTGACCTCGCCCGGATGCGCGACGCCTACCGGCACGCGTGGGAGATCGCCAACCAGGCGGCGTTCACCAAGACCGTGGCCCGGTTCGCGCTGGTGGACGACGCGGTGGTGGGCGACGACGAGCAGCTCGACCAGGTGCTGCGCAACACCACCTACAGCCGGCTCAACCTGGTCGGCGGCGCGCGGATGGGCACGTCGGACGACCCCGGCGCGGTGGTCGACGGGCACTGTCGGGTGCACGGCGTGCCCGGCCTGCGGGTGGTGGACGCCTCCGTGGTGCCGGTGCCGCTGCGGGCGCCGGCGGCGCTGACCAGCATCATGATCGGGGAGCGCGGCGCCGAGCTGATCCGGGGCTGA
- a CDS encoding VOC family protein encodes MSAGPEIIPTLRYRDAPAAVRWLVDVVGFREALVVPGPDGTISHAQLTWGNGMVMLSSETDGGDGRLVLETGPGATYVVLDDVAAHYDRLVAAGAEIVQKLRDEDYGGQGYSVRDSEGNIWSFGSYRPGAS; translated from the coding sequence ATGAGCGCAGGCCCGGAAATCATCCCCACGCTTCGCTACCGCGACGCGCCGGCCGCCGTCCGCTGGCTGGTCGACGTCGTCGGCTTCCGCGAGGCCCTGGTCGTCCCCGGTCCGGACGGCACCATCAGCCACGCCCAACTGACCTGGGGCAACGGCATGGTCATGCTCTCCTCCGAGACCGACGGCGGCGACGGGCGGCTGGTGCTGGAGACCGGCCCCGGCGCGACCTACGTGGTCCTCGACGACGTGGCCGCGCACTACGACCGGCTCGTCGCGGCCGGCGCCGAGATCGTGCAGAAGCTGCGCGACGAGGACTACGGCGGGCAGGGCTACTCGGTGCGCGACTCCGAGGGCAACATCTGGAGCTTCGGCTCCTACCGCCCCGGGGCGTCCTGA
- a CDS encoding acyl-CoA dehydrogenase, with product MDFALTGEQETWRDTAAKYLADERAAGDSDRTWADVTGLGWLDSELGTVELALLAEQLGHARSPLPWWSTIGLAGPALRAAGREPRRPATLAWAEEAGPGTLAALLAPHRPGGGMSCTVAADGTVRGRKVAVPHAAEAVDLVVAVAGPDGVELRLVDASALRPAPTDAGPAGLDPTRPAGTVELSGVASTPLVAADASGDVLAAIRRRTLALLAAEAVGVATRALAWAVGYATTRTQFGRPIGANQAVAHPLADLYGQVETARSLAYRAAWSVDAEPGPVADRAVAAAAVAGREAATAACETAIQTYGGSGFTWEQPLHHWYRRAWWLATFDGTVADLRAELAASLLDGASGQDAPGR from the coding sequence ATGGACTTCGCACTGACCGGCGAGCAGGAGACGTGGCGCGACACCGCGGCGAAGTACCTCGCCGACGAGCGCGCGGCCGGCGACAGCGACCGGACGTGGGCCGACGTCACCGGCCTCGGCTGGCTGGATTCCGAGCTGGGCACCGTCGAACTGGCCCTGCTCGCCGAGCAGCTCGGCCACGCGCGCAGCCCGCTGCCCTGGTGGTCGACGATCGGCCTGGCCGGGCCGGCGTTGCGGGCCGCCGGGCGCGAGCCGCGCCGGCCGGCCACGCTGGCCTGGGCCGAGGAGGCCGGCCCCGGCACGCTCGCCGCCCTGCTGGCGCCGCACCGCCCCGGCGGGGGGATGAGCTGCACGGTCGCCGCCGACGGGACCGTGCGCGGGCGCAAGGTCGCGGTCCCGCACGCGGCGGAGGCGGTCGACCTGGTGGTGGCCGTCGCCGGCCCGGACGGCGTGGAGCTGCGCCTGGTCGACGCGTCGGCGCTGCGCCCGGCGCCCACCGACGCCGGGCCGGCGGGTCTGGACCCGACCCGGCCGGCCGGCACGGTGGAGCTGTCCGGGGTGGCCTCGACGCCGCTGGTCGCGGCGGACGCGAGCGGCGACGTGCTCGCGGCGATCCGGCGGCGCACGCTGGCCCTGCTCGCCGCCGAGGCCGTCGGCGTGGCGACGCGCGCGCTGGCCTGGGCCGTCGGGTACGCCACCACGCGGACCCAGTTCGGCCGGCCGATCGGCGCGAACCAGGCGGTGGCCCACCCCCTCGCCGATCTCTACGGCCAGGTCGAGACCGCCCGCTCACTGGCCTACCGGGCCGCCTGGTCGGTCGACGCGGAGCCGGGCCCGGTCGCGGACCGGGCCGTCGCGGCCGCCGCGGTGGCCGGGCGCGAGGCCGCGACCGCCGCCTGCGAGACCGCCATCCAGACGTACGGGGGCAGCGGCTTCACCTGGGAACAGCCGCTGCACCACTGGTATCGGCGGGCATGGTGGCTGGCCACGTTCGACGGCACGGTCGCCGACCTGCGCGCCGAACTGGCCGCGTCGCTGCTGGACGGGGCGTCCGGTCAGGACGCCCCGGGGCGGTAG
- a CDS encoding acyl-CoA dehydrogenase family protein produces the protein MDLRDSAEEAAFRAGLRDWLARSVPVTTGTAGAPARGRWDDVDAVRSFSAALHEAGYAGLTWPVEYGGRGLSPVHQAIYLEESARAEAGEHIGVIGLGMVGPTVIACGSPAQRAWYLPRILTGEIIFCQGFSEPEAGSDLSAVRTLARRDGDELVVTGRKVWSSYAHLADHCLLLARTDPDATRHRGLSCLLVDLRTPGVTVRPIRQMTGEAEFAEIEFDEVRVPLDAVVGEIGDGWRVAMTTLAHERGTFGFTLTARLEVAFRRLVATARARGRDTDPLVRDQIAARYVELEGLRWTNRRALAELRRTGTPGPETSVVKLRWSQAHQRLTALAVLLTADGRPDGWDRYWRREMLRSRANTIEGGTSQVLRNVIAERVLGLPRSY, from the coding sequence ATGGATCTGCGTGACAGCGCCGAGGAGGCCGCGTTCCGCGCCGGGCTGCGTGACTGGCTGGCCCGGTCCGTGCCGGTGACCACCGGGACGGCCGGCGCGCCGGCGCGGGGACGGTGGGACGACGTGGACGCGGTGCGGTCCTTCAGCGCCGCGCTGCACGAGGCCGGCTACGCCGGGCTCACCTGGCCGGTGGAGTACGGCGGGCGCGGCCTGTCCCCGGTGCACCAGGCGATCTACCTGGAGGAGAGCGCCCGTGCCGAGGCCGGCGAGCACATCGGCGTGATCGGCCTGGGCATGGTCGGTCCCACCGTCATCGCCTGCGGCTCACCGGCCCAGCGGGCCTGGTACCTGCCCCGGATCCTCACCGGCGAGATCATCTTCTGCCAGGGCTTCTCCGAGCCGGAGGCCGGCAGCGACCTGTCCGCCGTGCGGACGCTCGCCCGCCGCGACGGCGACGAGCTGGTGGTGACCGGGCGCAAGGTCTGGTCCTCCTACGCGCACCTGGCCGACCACTGCCTGCTGCTCGCCCGCACCGACCCGGACGCGACCCGCCACCGTGGCCTGTCGTGCCTGCTGGTCGACCTGCGCACGCCCGGGGTGACGGTGCGCCCGATCCGGCAGATGACCGGCGAGGCCGAGTTCGCCGAGATCGAGTTCGACGAGGTGCGGGTGCCGCTCGACGCGGTGGTCGGCGAGATCGGCGACGGCTGGCGGGTGGCGATGACCACGCTGGCCCACGAGCGCGGCACCTTCGGCTTCACGCTCACCGCCCGGTTGGAGGTGGCGTTCCGCCGGCTGGTGGCGACCGCGCGGGCCCGCGGCCGTGACACCGACCCGCTGGTCCGCGACCAGATCGCCGCCCGCTACGTCGAGCTGGAGGGGCTGCGCTGGACCAACCGGCGTGCCCTGGCCGAGCTGCGGCGCACCGGCACGCCCGGCCCGGAGACGTCGGTGGTGAAGCTGCGCTGGTCGCAGGCGCACCAGCGGCTGACCGCGCTGGCCGTGCTGCTCACCGCCGACGGCCGGCCGGACGGGTGGGACCGCTACTGGCGGCGCGAGATGCTGCGCAGTCGCGCCAACACCATCGAGGGCGGCACCTCGCAGGTGCTGCGCAACGTGATCGCCGAGCGGGTGCTCGGCCTGCCCAGGTCGTACTGA
- a CDS encoding acyl-CoA thioesterase, with product MASLADDAAVERTAPGHYRASLAEDWSVWGPNGGYLAAVALRAAGDAAGGMLPVSLSCQFLAPARYGEAELTVERVHGTRRAAAFHVTLRQRNRTVLAAHVWTVADGLVGPERRWMPAPELPGPDELPALVDLMRRDGLPVLPIWERCYEVRLSGWPAGGWSPQRDGVPTVRGWLRLHEPLPAGADPWLAAARLVFAVDVVQFPAIVQAFEQTTFMAPSMDLYVGFQAGGDAGEWLLVEGEAASANGGTLGARARVWSDGGHLLATGGQQMLYRMASPV from the coding sequence ATGGCCAGTCTCGCGGACGACGCCGCGGTCGAGCGGACCGCGCCCGGTCACTACCGGGCCAGCCTGGCCGAGGACTGGTCGGTGTGGGGACCCAACGGCGGCTACCTGGCCGCGGTCGCGCTGCGCGCCGCCGGCGACGCCGCCGGCGGGATGCTGCCGGTGAGCCTGAGCTGCCAGTTCCTCGCCCCGGCCCGCTACGGCGAGGCGGAGCTCACGGTGGAGCGGGTGCACGGCACCCGGCGCGCCGCCGCGTTCCACGTCACGCTGCGCCAGCGCAACCGCACCGTGCTCGCCGCGCACGTGTGGACCGTCGCGGACGGTCTGGTCGGCCCGGAGCGCCGCTGGATGCCGGCGCCGGAGCTGCCCGGGCCCGACGAGCTGCCGGCGCTCGTCGACCTGATGCGCCGCGACGGCCTGCCGGTGCTGCCGATCTGGGAACGCTGCTACGAGGTACGCCTGTCCGGCTGGCCGGCCGGCGGCTGGTCACCGCAACGCGACGGCGTGCCGACCGTACGCGGCTGGCTGCGGCTGCACGAACCGCTGCCGGCCGGCGCCGACCCGTGGCTGGCCGCCGCCCGGCTGGTGTTCGCCGTCGACGTGGTGCAGTTCCCGGCCATCGTGCAGGCATTCGAGCAGACCACGTTCATGGCCCCGAGCATGGATCTCTACGTGGGCTTCCAGGCCGGCGGCGACGCCGGCGAGTGGCTGCTGGTCGAGGGCGAGGCCGCCTCGGCAAACGGCGGCACCCTGGGTGCCCGCGCCCGGGTCTGGTCCGACGGCGGGCATCTGCTGGCCACCGGCGGCCAGCAGATGCTCTACCGGATGGCCAGCCCGGTCTGA
- a CDS encoding ABC transporter permease, with product MSTVTQASLFAGRNLRRFFRAPPALIYSFAFPVLLLLTQYAVFGRIVGDGDRQHYLERLAPLVVLSTAAFGSPSSAVGFLRDLKGGLVDRLRAMPVRPGALLAGRVAGDVLRIVLIGVLTTAVALLLGFRFRQGAVAVVGFFAVLALFGVMWAAIALWRGSGPGDEESLPPSLTGPATLLFIFSSGFVPVSAFPSVVQPLVRANPFSVATEALVGLSSGGPVLAPVLQTLAWVLGLGGICLLVAVRRFGRRTAA from the coding sequence ATGAGCACTGTCACCCAGGCGTCGCTGTTCGCCGGGCGCAACCTGCGCCGGTTCTTCCGCGCCCCGCCGGCGCTGATCTACTCGTTCGCGTTCCCGGTGCTGCTCCTGCTCACCCAGTACGCGGTCTTCGGCCGCATCGTCGGCGACGGCGACCGCCAGCACTACCTGGAGCGGCTCGCGCCGCTGGTGGTGCTCTCCACCGCCGCGTTCGGGTCGCCGTCGAGCGCGGTCGGTTTCCTGCGCGACCTCAAGGGCGGGCTGGTCGACCGGCTGCGGGCGATGCCGGTGCGGCCGGGGGCGCTGCTGGCCGGGCGGGTCGCCGGTGACGTGCTGCGCATCGTGCTGATCGGCGTGCTCACCACCGCGGTGGCGCTGCTGCTCGGGTTCCGGTTCCGGCAGGGCGCGGTGGCCGTGGTGGGTTTCTTCGCGGTGCTCGCGCTGTTCGGGGTGATGTGGGCGGCGATCGCGCTGTGGCGCGGCTCGGGGCCCGGCGACGAGGAGTCGTTGCCGCCGTCGCTGACCGGCCCGGCGACGCTGCTGTTCATCTTCTCGTCGGGGTTCGTGCCGGTGTCGGCGTTCCCGTCGGTGGTGCAGCCGTTGGTGCGGGCCAACCCGTTCTCGGTGGCCACCGAGGCGTTGGTCGGGCTCTCCTCGGGCGGGCCGGTCCTGGCGCCGGTGCTGCAGACCCTCGCCTGGGTGCTGGGGCTGGGCGGGATCTGCCTGCTGGTGGCGGTGCGCCGCTTCGGCCGCCGCACCGCCGCCTGA
- a CDS encoding ABC transporter permease: protein MTVASPPAAGPARQFAVLAARNLRQARAGRSVGLTVVFPLTFFAGFMVVFHRLMSDYGIAYEQFLPPAIVVQTTVLVAMSACYMVAGDARSGLIARYRTLPMGAAVVPAARLVVDAARAAVAVAVILVAAVVVGFRFTAGAAGAVGFVLLAVGFAVVLAAGCAALGLGARDPEHVYSALTLPYLVLTTVSTAFVPVDAFPGWLQPLVRVSPFSAQVDALRALSTEGADQRVWPALVWLVVLGLLFGFAAARSFRRTR, encoded by the coding sequence GTGACCGTCGCGAGCCCGCCGGCCGCCGGGCCGGCGCGGCAGTTCGCCGTGCTGGCCGCGCGCAACCTGCGCCAGGCGCGCGCCGGCCGGTCGGTCGGCCTGACCGTGGTGTTCCCGCTGACGTTCTTCGCCGGCTTCATGGTGGTGTTCCACCGGTTGATGTCCGACTACGGCATCGCCTACGAGCAGTTCCTGCCGCCGGCGATCGTCGTGCAGACCACCGTGCTGGTGGCCATGTCGGCGTGCTACATGGTCGCCGGTGACGCCCGCAGCGGGCTGATCGCCCGCTACCGCACGCTGCCGATGGGCGCCGCCGTGGTGCCCGCCGCCCGGCTGGTGGTGGACGCGGCGCGGGCCGCCGTCGCGGTGGCGGTGATCCTCGTCGCGGCCGTCGTGGTCGGTTTCCGGTTCACCGCGGGCGCGGCCGGCGCGGTGGGTTTCGTGCTGCTGGCGGTCGGCTTCGCGGTCGTGCTGGCGGCCGGGTGCGCCGCGCTGGGCCTGGGCGCCCGTGACCCGGAGCACGTCTACTCCGCGCTCACCCTGCCCTATCTGGTGTTGACCACGGTGTCCACCGCGTTCGTGCCGGTCGACGCGTTCCCGGGCTGGTTGCAGCCGCTGGTGCGGGTGTCGCCGTTCTCCGCCCAGGTCGACGCGCTGCGGGCGCTGTCCACCGAGGGCGCCGACCAGCGGGTCTGGCCGGCGCTGGTCTGGTTGGTGGTGCTGGGGCTGCTGTTCGGCTTCGCCGCCGCCCGTTCGTTCCGGAGGACCCGATGA
- a CDS encoding ATP-binding cassette domain-containing protein, with protein MSEQMIQVHDLRRSFGATTAVDGVGFEVAAGEVVGLLGPNGAGKTTTIHCLTTLLKPDSGSARVAGFDVVDQAAQVRRSIAVTGQFAALDELLTGRENLVLFGRLLGLDRRAAATRADELVERFDLGEVAGKAVRTYSGGLRRRADLAASLVVDRPVLFLDEPTTGLDPRSRRALWEVVRQLRADGTTVLLTTQYLEEADQLADRVLLVDHGRVVAEGTPDELKGRLGGTVCEVRVEDPRARETAAARLREAFPELTEDDDVLRVAAGAGTLTEVVRRLEAAGVEADDVTVRRPTLDEVFLSLTGSAAGVPDVAGAGR; from the coding sequence ATGTCAGAGCAGATGATCCAGGTCCACGATCTGCGCCGGTCGTTCGGCGCGACGACCGCGGTCGACGGGGTCGGATTCGAGGTGGCCGCCGGCGAGGTGGTCGGCCTGCTCGGCCCGAACGGCGCCGGCAAGACCACCACGATCCACTGTCTCACCACACTGCTGAAGCCGGATTCGGGCAGCGCCCGCGTCGCCGGCTTCGACGTGGTCGACCAGGCCGCCCAGGTGCGCCGCAGCATCGCCGTCACCGGCCAGTTCGCGGCGCTCGACGAGCTGCTCACCGGCCGGGAGAACCTGGTGCTGTTCGGCCGCCTGCTCGGCCTGGACCGGCGGGCCGCCGCCACGCGTGCCGACGAGCTGGTGGAGCGCTTCGACCTGGGGGAGGTGGCCGGCAAGGCGGTCCGCACCTACTCCGGTGGCCTGCGCCGCCGCGCCGACCTGGCCGCGAGCCTGGTGGTCGACCGGCCGGTGCTGTTCCTCGACGAGCCGACCACCGGCCTCGACCCGCGCAGCCGGCGGGCGTTGTGGGAGGTGGTCCGGCAGTTGCGCGCCGACGGCACCACCGTGCTGCTGACCACGCAGTACCTGGAGGAGGCGGACCAGCTCGCCGACCGGGTGCTGCTGGTCGACCACGGCCGGGTCGTCGCCGAGGGCACCCCGGACGAGCTGAAGGGCCGTCTCGGCGGCACGGTCTGCGAGGTGCGGGTGGAGGATCCGCGGGCCCGGGAGACGGCCGCCGCGCGGCTGCGCGAGGCGTTCCCGGAGCTGACCGAGGACGACGACGTGCTGCGCGTCGCCGCCGGGGCGGGCACGCTGACCGAGGTGGTGCGCCGGTTGGAGGCCGCCGGCGTGGAGGCCGACGACGTGACGGTCCGCCGGCCCACCCTGGACGAGGTGTTCCTGTCGCTGACCGGGTCGGCCGCCGGCGTGCCCGACGTGGCGGGAGCCGGGCGGTGA